In the Streptomyces sp. cg36 genome, one interval contains:
- a CDS encoding CAP domain-containing protein, which yields MQHHDDHPHARPSTEGRAGRRRARKRSRRATVTAAAATVAVAAVAGALLWPDSPENAEAVRTPAALPAGHLLDPGADSSVTPSPPAAAAPTRSAAPAKSPATRPEPRPGTPKPATPRTAPGTGTTSAGGPTDNRPPSRKPAPRPGGGPATGTAAEYVRQVVALANAERAKAGCSPLRADTRLDSSARAHADDMAARDYYEHDSPEGRDAGDRMSAAGYAWHKWGENIHRGPKTPEAAMRDWMNSPGHRANILDCGFKDIGVGVNLGGNGPWWVQNFGS from the coding sequence ATGCAGCACCACGACGACCACCCGCACGCCCGGCCCTCGACCGAGGGGCGGGCCGGGCGCCGGCGGGCGCGGAAGCGGTCCCGCCGCGCCACCGTGACCGCCGCCGCCGCAACCGTGGCGGTCGCCGCCGTCGCCGGGGCACTGCTCTGGCCGGACTCGCCCGAAAACGCCGAGGCGGTACGGACGCCCGCCGCGCTCCCCGCCGGACACCTCCTCGACCCGGGCGCCGACTCGTCCGTCACCCCCTCCCCGCCGGCCGCCGCCGCTCCCACGCGCTCGGCCGCGCCCGCCAAGTCCCCCGCCACCAGGCCCGAGCCGCGCCCCGGCACACCGAAGCCCGCCACCCCCCGTACGGCCCCGGGCACCGGCACCACCTCGGCGGGCGGGCCCACCGACAACCGGCCGCCCAGCAGGAAGCCCGCCCCGCGGCCGGGCGGCGGACCGGCCACCGGCACCGCGGCCGAGTACGTGCGACAGGTCGTCGCCCTCGCCAACGCCGAACGCGCGAAGGCGGGTTGCTCGCCCCTCCGGGCCGACACCCGGCTCGACTCCTCCGCCCGGGCGCACGCCGACGACATGGCCGCGCGCGACTACTACGAGCACGACAGCCCGGAGGGGCGCGACGCCGGCGACCGGATGAGCGCGGCCGGGTACGCCTGGCACAAGTGGGGCGAGAACATCCACCGGGGCCCGAAGACCCCCGAGGCGGCGATGCGCGACTGGATGAACAGCCCCGGCCACCGCGCCAACATCCTGGACTGCGGGTTCAAGGACATCGGCGTGGGCGTGAACCTCGGCGGCAACGGCCCCTGGTGGGTGCAGAACTTCGGCAGCTGA